The stretch of DNA aagatagcataagactaaagCTAGCTACCCAGataagaatacaatagtaaaaggtcctatttgtagagaactagtagcctagggtttacaaggatgagtaaatgacataaaaatccacttccgggcccacttggtgtatgcttgggctgagcattgaagctttcatgtgtagagacttttcttggagttaaacgccagtttttgtgccagtttgggcgtttaactcccattcttgtgccagttccggcgtttaacgccgggaagttttgagctgatttggaacgccagtttgggccatcaaatttcgagcaaagtatggactattatatattgctggaaagcccaggatgtctactttccaacgcagttgagagcgcgccaattggtaTCTGAAGCTCtagaaaaatccacttcgagtgcagggaggtcagaattcaacagcatctgcggtccttttcagcctctgaatcagatttttgctcaggtccctcaatttcagccagaaaatacctgaaatcacagaaaaacacacaaactcatagtaaagtccagaaaagtgaattttaactaaaaactaataaaaaaatatactaaaaactaactaaaacatactaaaaacatactaaaaataatgccaaaaagcgtataaattatccgctcatcacaacaccaaacttaaattgttgcttgtccccaagcaactgaaaatcaaataagataaaaagaagagaatatgcaatgaactccaaaaacatctatgaagatcagtattaattagatgagcggggctttagctttttgcctctgaatagttttggcatctcactctatcctttgaaattcagaatgattggcttctataggaactcagaatccagatagtgttattgattctcctagttatgtatgatgattcttgaacaaagctactttatgagtcttggccgtggcccaaagcactctgtcttccagtattaccaccggatacatacatgccacagacacataactgggtgaaccttttcagattgtgactcaggtttgctagagtccccaattagaggtgtccagggttcttaagcacactcttttttctttggatcacaactttattttttttcttttctctcttttttttgtttttctctctcttttttttttcgtttttctctttcctttttttgtattcactgctttttcttgcttcaataatcatttttatgatttttcagatcctcagtaacatgtctcctttttcatcattctttcaagagccNNNNNNNNNNNNNNNNNNNNNNNNNNNNNNNNNNNNNNNNNNNNNNNNNNNNNNNNNNNNNNNNNNNNNNNNNNNNNNNNNNNNNNNNNNNNNNNNNNNNNNNNNNNNNNNNNNNNNNNNNNNNNNNNNNNNNNNNNNNNNNNNNNNNNNNNNNNNNNNNNNNNNNNNNNNNNNNNNTTTTTTCTtaatgatgggcttgtcctcatcaatgagggtgtctccctctatgtcaactccaactgaataacagaggtgaaaaatgagatgaggaaaggctaaccttgccaaggtagaggacttgtctgccaccttataaagttcttgggatataacctcatgaacttctacttcctctccaatcatgatgctatgaatcatgatagcccggtctatagtaacttcggaccggttgctagtcggaatgattgagcattggataaactctaaccatcctctagccacgggcttgaggtcatgccttctcagttgaatcggcttccctcttgaatatctcttccattgagcgccctcttcacagatgtctatgaggacttggtccaacctttgatcaaagttgacccttctagtgtaagggtgttcatctccttgcatcatggacaagttgaatgccaaccttatattttccagactaaaatctaagtatttcccccgaaccattgtaagccaattctttgggtccgggttcacactttgatcatggttcttggtgatccatgcattggcatagaactcctgaaccattaagattctgacttgttgaatggggttggtaagaactttccaacctcttctttggatctcatgtcggatctccggatattcactctttttgagtttgaaagggacctcggggatcaccttcttcNNNNNNNNNNNNNNNNNNNNNNNNNNNNNNNNNNNNNNNNNNNNNNNNNNNNNNNNNNNNNNNNNNNNNNNNNNNNNNNNNNNNNNNNNNNNNNNNNNNNNNNNNNNNNNNNNNNNNNNNNNNNNNNNNNNNNNNNNNNNNNNNNNNNNNNNNNNNNNNNNNNNNNNNNNNNNNNNNNNNNNNNNNNNNNNNNNNNNNNNNNNNtttgaatttgaatggtgaggtaggtggggttttatgaaggatggatgtgagtggtgaagagaaagatgggatttgataggtgaggggtttttggggaagaagtattgaggtgattggtgaatgggtgaagaagagagagagtggtggggtaggtggggatcctgtggggtccacagatcctgaggtgtcaaggaaaattcatctctgcaccaagtggcgagcaaaaatgttctttatgccaattctggcgttaaacgccgggctggtgcccatttctggcgtttaacgccaagttcttgccctttcctggtgtttaacaccagtctggtgcccctttatggcgttaaacgcccagaatggtgccagactgggcgttaaacgcccatttgctgcccttactggcgtttaaacgctagcaagatcttcctccagggtgtgctatttttctttctatttttcattctgtttttgctttttcaattgattttgtgactttccatgatcatcaacctacagaaaacataaaataacaaaggaaaaataaataaatataacattgggttgcctcctaacaagcgcttctttaatgtcagtagcttgacagtgggctctcatggagcctcacatatgctcagagcaatgttgaaacctcccaacaccaaacttagagtttgactgtgggggctctgtttggctctgttttgagagaagctcttcatgcttcctctccatggttacagagggatatccttgagccttaaacaaaagggattcttcattcacttgaatgatcaattctcctctgtcaacatcaatcacagcctttgctgtggctaggaagggtctgccaaggatgatggattcatccatgcacttcccagtctctaggactatgaaatcagcagggatgtaatggtcttcaacttttaccagaacatcctctacaagtccataagcttgttttcttgaattgtctgccatctctagtgagatttttgcagcttgcacctcaaaaatccctagcttctccattacagagaggggcatgagtcttcagagaaagaatactcatcagagctcatgaatggcaaaagtaaattcaatggaatctctatggtcttagtgtgagcctcagattcccatggttcctcattagggaactcattggaggccagtgaacgtccattgaggtcttcctcagtagcgatctctgcctcttcctcctctccaagttcggccatgtgggtcatgttaatggtcttgcattctccttttggattctcttctgtattgcttggaagagtactaggagggagttcagtaattttcttgctcagctatcccacttgtgcctccaagtttctaatggaggaccttgtttcagtcatgaaactttgagtggttttgattagattagagaccatggttgctaagtcagagtggctctgcttagaattatctgtctgttgctgagaagatgatggaaaaggcttgccattgctaaacctgtttcttccaccattattgttgtttaaaccttgttgaggtctctgttgatccttccatgaaagatttggatgatttctccatgaaggattataggtggttccatagggttctcccatgtaattcacctcttccattgaagtgttctcaggatcataagcttcttcttcagatgaagcgtccttagtactgcctggtgcagcttgcattccagacagactttgagaaatcatattgacttgctgagtcaatattttgttcttagccaatatggcattcagagtatcaatctcaagaactcctttcttttgattcgtcccattgttcacaggattcctttcagaagtgtgcatgaattggttatttgcaaccatttcaatcagttcttgagcttctgcaggcgtcttcttcagataaagagagcctccagcagaactatccaatgacatcttagacagttctgacagaccatcatagaagatacctatgatgctccattcagaaagcatgtcagaaggacaatttctgatcaattgtttgtatctttcccaagcttcatagagggattcaccttccttttgtctgaaggtttggacttccactctaagcttactcaatttttgaggttgaaagaactttgccaagaaggcattgactagcttttcccaagagttcaggctttttttaggttgtgagtccaaccatatcctagctctgtctcttacagcaaaagggaatagcataagtctgtagacctcagggtcaaccccattagtcttgacagtgtcacagatttgcaagaactcagctagaaactgatgaggatcttccaatggaagtccaagaaacttacaattctgttgcattagagaaactaattgaagcttaagctcaaagttgtttgctccaaNNNNNNNNNNNNNNNNNNNNNNNNNNNNNNNNNNNNNNNNNNNNNNNNNNNNNNNNNNNNNNNNNNNNNNNNNNNNNNNNNNNNNNNNNNNNNNNNNNNNNNNNNNNNNNNNNNNNNNNNNNNNNNNNNNNNNNNNNNNNNNNNNNNNNNNNNNNNNNNNNNNNNNNNNNNNNNNNNNNNNNNNNNNNNNNNNNNNNNNNNNNNNNNNNNNNNNNNNNNNNNNNNNNNNNNNNNNNNNNNNNNNNNNNNNNNNNNNNNNNNNNNNNNNNNNNNNNNNNNNNNNNNNNNNNNNNNNNNNNNNNNNNNNNNNNNNNNNNNNNNNNNNNNNNNNNNNNNNNNNNNNNNNNNNNNNNNNNNNNNNNNNNNNNNNNNNNNNNNNNNNNNNNNNNNNNNNNNNNNNNNNNNNNttaaaaagatatgattgagaagatatgatttgaaaaataatttaaaaagatttgattttgaaaattaatgacttggctaacaagaaaagatatgattcaaacattaaacctttctcaacagaaaaggcaacatacttgaaatgttgaatcaaatcattaattgatagcaagtatttttgaaaatggaaagaaattgattttgaaaaagatttgatttgaaaaagatttattttgaaaaattttgaaaacttgaaaaaaattggcattaaaaacaaaatcttccctcttgtgccatcctggcgttaaacgcccagaatggtacacattctggcgtttaacgcccaaaactcaccccttttgggcgttaaacgcccagccaggcaccctggctggcgtttaaacgccagctttcctttttcactgggcattttgaacacccagctttttctgtgtaattcctttgcagtatgttctgaatcttcaattctctatattattgacttgaaaagacacaaattaaaaaaattttttggatttttaataatgaggaataatcaaaatgcaactgaaatcaaataaacaatgcatgcaagacaccaaacttaaaagtatgtatactattgacactaacaagttgagaatgcatatgagaaacaacaaaacacacaaaacaagagaatttaaagatcagagcaagtaaatcatcaagaacaacttgaagatcactgaagacacatgataaatgcaagaagaacggaaacatgcaattgacaccaaacttaaaatgagactagtgtctcaataagaaacataaaatatttttggtttttttttatgattttgtaatttttttggttttttcgaaaattaagtggaaaagaaaataacgatatcaaaattcttaatgagaattccaggaatcatgcaatgttagtctaaagcttcagtctaaaggaattagacatggctagccaagcttcaacaggacattgcattcaagagctaaattgatgaagatcaatcagctttggtgatgataagaacatcaccttgaaacactagaattcattcttaagaactctgaagaaaaatacctaatctaagcaacaagatgaaccgtcagttgtctaaactcgaacaatccccggtaacggcgccaaaaacttggtccacgaaattgtgatcatcaatggcgccatcaacatggtacgcacaattgtaatctcaactctttatcacaacttcgcacaactaaccagcaagtgcactgggtcgtccaagtaataaaccttacgcgagtaagggtcgatcccacNNNNNNNNNNNNNNNNNNNNNNNNNNNNNNNNNNNNNNNNNNNNNNNNNNNNNNNNNNNNNNNNNNNNNNNNNNNNNNNNNNNNNNNNNNNNNNNNNNNNNNNNNNNNNNNNNNNNNNNNNNNNNNNNNNNNNNNNNNNNNNNNNNNNNNNNNNNNNNNNNNNNNNNNNNNNNNNNNNNNNNNNNNNNNNNNNccttccgtctctctgctttcctactgtcttcatccaatccttcctactcctttccatggcaagctgtatgtaaggtttcaccgttgtcagtggctacctcccatcctctcagtgaaaatgttctacgcaccctgtcatggcacggctaatcatcttgtcaggcactcgttcataagtgagaatgatgatgagtgtcacataatcatcacattcatcatgttcttgggtgcaaatgaatatcttagaacaagaataggctgaattgaatagatgaacaatagtaattgcattaatactcgaggtacagtagagctccacaccttaatctatggtgtgtagaaactccaccgttgaaaatacataagaacaaggtccaggcatggccgtgaggccagcccccatgatctaagatagcataagactaaagCTAGCTACCcagatatgaatacaatagtaaaaggtcctatttgtagagaactagtagcctagggtttacaaggatgagtaaatgacataaaaatccacttccgggcctacttggtgtgtgtttgggctgagcattgaagcattttcgtgtagagacttctcttggagttaaacgccagcttttgtgccagtttgggcgtttaactcccattcttgtgccagttccggcgtttaacgctgggcagttttgagctgatttgaaacgccggtttgggccatcaaatctcgagcaaagtatggactattatatattgctggaaagcccaggatgtctactttccaacgcagttgagagcgcgccactggggattctgtagctccagaaaatccacttcgagtgcagggaggtcagaatccaatagcatctgcggtccttttcagcctccgaatcagatttttgctcaggtccctcaatttcagccagaaaatacctgaaatcacagaaaaacacacaaaatcatagtaaagtctagaaaagtgaattttaactaaaaactaataaaaaatatactaaaaactaactaaaacatactaaaaacatactaaaaacaatgccaaaaagcgtataaattatccgctcatcactaactccTCCATTGTGAAACTTATCCAAATGGGGAGAAAGCGAGCTGACTTAGTCATTCGATCCACAACTACCTAAATGGCATCACAACCTGTTCGAGTTCTAGGTAAACCTAACACGAAGTCCATTGCAATGCTTTTCCATTTCCGCTATGGAATCTCCAAAGGTTGAAGGATTCCTGATGGTCTCTGGTGTTCAATTTTAACTTTATGGCAAGTTAGGCACTTGAAAACGTGTGACGCCACATCATTTTTCATTCCTGGCCACCAGATCATCATCTTCAAATCTTGATACATCTTGGTGCTTCCTCGATGGTGTGAGAATCCGCTCTTATGAGCTTCCTTCAATATGCTTTGTCGCAAATTCCCGACATCTGGCACAATGATCTGGTCGTTGAACCTCCATAAACCATCCTTATCTTCTGACACTCTCCACCGTTTGCTTTTTGAATCGCCGGCAAGATCATATACAATTCTTTGTCATTCTGATGAACCTTTAGAAGTTCAGCTTTGAAATCACTTGAAATTTGTAGCTGACTTAAGCATAAAGTTCCAAACTTTTCTCTGACTCCCAGTTTCAATCCTTGGAATGCTTTTAGTAATTCTTCCTCTCGCAGCATCATCCAAACAACGCATAAAGACTTCCGACTCAAGGCACCCGCCACAACATTCACCTTTCCAGGATAATAGTTTAACTCGAAGTCATAGTCCTTCAGAAGCTCTATCCATCTCCTCTGACACATATTCAACTCTTTCTACTCAAAGAGGTACTTCAAACTCTTATGGTCTGAGAAAACTTGAAACATGACAccatagagataatgcctccaATTTTTCAAGGCAAAAACAACGGCAGCAAGCTCCAAATCGTGAGTTGGATAATTCCTTTCTTGCGGCCTTAACTTACGTGAGGCATATGCTACAACCTTACGGTGCTGCATCAGCATGCATCCTAGACCCTTCAGTGATGCATCGCAGTATACTTCAAATGGTTCACTCGGCTCAGGCAACACCAACACGGGTGTGGTAGTTAATCTCTGGTTCAATACAAGGAAACTCTCCTTGCACTCAGGAGTCCGCATAAAAGGTACGTCCTTCCTAGTCAGCTTGGTTAAAGGCAAAGCGAGCTATGATAGCCCTTTAATGAACCTCCGATAATAACCTACCAAACCTAGGAAACTCTTGATCTCTGTCACTAAAGTTGGTCGCTCCCAATTCATCTCTGCTTCAACCTTAGCACAATCTACTGCTATTCCCTACTTACTCACAACGTGGCCAAGAAATTTCACTTCAGCTTTCCAGAACTCACACTTAACTAACTTGGCATACAACTTTCTATCCTTTAAGATTTACAGCACAGTTTGTAAGTGATCTGCATGCTCATCTTCTATCTTAGAATAAATAAGAATGTCATCGATGAACACAACCACAAACTTATCCAGATATGGATGGAAATttctattcatgtaatccatgattATCGCCGGAGTATTAGTCAATCCGAAGGACATCACTGTGTACTCATAATGACCATAGCGCGTTCTGAAAGCAGTTTTAGAAATATCCTCATTCCTAACTCTTATCTGATGGTATCCAGATCTTAAATCAATCTTAGAAAACACACCGGCTCCTTGTAACTGGTCTATTAGGTTGTCAATCCTTAGCAACAGGTATTTATTCTTTACAGTAATCTTATTCAGCTGTCGATAATTGACACACAGGTGCATActtccatctttcttctttaccagtaacacTGGCGCTCCCCACGGAGAAACACTCGGCCGAATAAAGTTTTTACCCAACAGATATTCTAGCTGAGACTTCAACTCGGCCATTTCTAgaggtgacatcctataaggagcactcgAGATTAATTGGACCAGCCCCAGGCACCAACTCAATAGCGAATTCAACTTCTCAGTTAGGTAGAAATTGATCAATATCATCCAGAAACACCtctggaaactcacacacaaccagAATTTGCTCCAagctttgatcatcacccgaaataTCCACAGTTAATAACATAATACCTTAACATTCAGCCCCAAAACAATTCACCATCATATAATTCAAGTAATAGATGTTCACCACAACTGGCCCTTCTGTGTCTTCCGGCATAAAGCACACTGATTTTTCAGAAAAGTCgagcagaacatggttcttgGATAACCAGTCCAACCCCAGAATGAGATCAAGACCAGTCATCGGTAGACAAATTAGATCATGCACGAATTCAAGCTGTTGCATTCGAAATGGAACTTGTGGACATCTTGACCTAGTCACCATAGCctcatgggtagcattatatACCTTTAAATCATACCCCAGGATCACAATTTTCAATCTTAACTCATCAGTCTTTTCAAATGCAATAAACGAATGTGTTGCTCCAAAATCAAATATggcattcaaaattttatcgGCCATCTTACAGTTACCTCTAATCAGTGTCTCTGACCCCTCAGCAGCTACTGCAGAAGTAGTATATACTCTCCCTGGCTGCTGTACTCTGCCAGTCTCATACTTCTTCTTTTCTGGGCAGTTATTGGCCAAGTGTCCGGGTTGTCCACAGAAGTAGCATACTCCAGTCCCAAACCTGCATGGAATTCCTGGATGATACTTCCCACATCTGTGACAGCTCAAATGTGGCTGCTTCCCAAACCTTCTTCTTTGATTAGTATTAGCATTCGGCCTTCTGAAGTTACTCTGCACCTGATTATTCTGAGGGACAAAGCTGCCACGCTTGAATTGCCTGCCCCTTGTTGTAAAATTCCTCTCTGGAGTCCTCTGTAAAGGCATTCTCATACTTCCCTTCTCTGCTGCAGCCTTTCTCACACACTCCTCAGCCACCCTACTCTTGTTCATGAGTTCAAAGAACATCCTGATCTCTATAGGTGCAACAAGACTCAGAATATCACTTCGAAGGCCCCCCTCATATTTGATACATTTCCACTCAACAAAATCCTCAATAGCTCCTTGACAAATCCGTGAAAAATGACATAATTTCTCAAACCTGCTAGTGTACTCAGTAATAGTCATCTGGCCTTGTTTTAGCTGAAGCAGTTTAAGTTCCTTGGCATTTCTGACTGAACtgggaaagtacttcttatagaactctatTTGGAATAATTCGCAAGAAATTACAACCCTATCAGGCTGCAGAATACGCCGCATTCCCTGCCACTAATGCTGAGCCTCACCTTGGAGCTGATAGGTTCCAAATTTAACCCACTGCTCTTCAAGAACCTATTGAGCCTGTAATTCTCGCTATATAGCTTGAATCCAATTGTCCACATCGGAAGGGTTTGAGGTTCCTTTGAAGGTCAGAGGATGAACCTTCAGGAAGGAGGAAAGCATCATAGGAGCCTCATCACCGTTATTGCCATTATTCCCATTGTTCATTTGGTTTTCCAGGGCCTCGACCGTCACCTGCATAGCCGCAGCCATGTTCCCCAAGGCAGCCATAAAGTCTACAGGGTTGGGATTATTCCCTGTCACTTCAGGCATAGTATTTCCTATTTTGCCTCTACCTTGCCCGTGTCCACAAGTCCACATCTGGTCCCTATACACACAAAAAAgtgatatcaagttgatcagtctctgacgttaggatttttgctagtaaagaattttataaagttgcgttgtaagtatagattctgagccaacagaaatcccttcgtacaaacgttttggttgtcacaagtaacaaacccctaaataaattgataaccgagtatttaaacctcgggttgtcttctcaaggaattgcagggaggtatgttcttattgttggttatgaaaaagtgtattTTGGGGTTGAGAGTGAGGAATGAATATGGaagataatttaaatggcaattaaaataaataaatactgtaaagcaaatcctttggcaaggtatgagaaattgaaagttcagacttagttattcttatcaataataatgaaagttgaatcttaattccacttagttaacctttgctaaagcaaaggaaagtcaagggactaattagttcctgagttactgatttcttaaccaagaccaaaaggaaaagaaattaaatctgctggaataaaaaatgtcttcagattgggaataattaatagcataaacaaaagaaagcaatattaaattgaaatacctcaaatatcattaaataagaaaatcatcatgaatgtggcataagccaaataggcaacctAACTAATATAAGCATTCAAGTATctaaaaataagagataaatgtaaagtaaaagaacattaaacctgggattgagagtcgctcctaaaactaagagaagtcctaaatcctaatcctaaagagagagaggagagaacctctctccaaccaaacctaaatcatggaaagtgactaaaaaaATTCCAAGACtctctgaatggatgcattctcacacttcataacctctggtctatgccttctggacttggatttgggccaaaaagggtttcagaatccgctatgagtgttttctgcaatttctgatgcgtggcctctgtcacgcgtccgcgtgggtcacgcggtcgcgtcgattGGAGTTTTCTttgtcgcgcggtcgcgtcagtcatgcggtcgcgtcataGGTGTTCTCCTTTAGGCGCGCGGTCgcatcagtcatgcggccgtatcgctgcttcttcgctctTAGCAGGCggtcgcgtcatccatgcaATCGTGTGggtgccagtttcttcaaaactcCGTCTTACGCGTTCCTTCcttttttgtatgttttcttttccatcctttaagtcattcatgccttagaagatctgaaactactcaacacactaatcatggaatcgaatggaaataaaggtaattaaaataattaattttaaagcataggaaatatgtttttcacatacatcacataataaggaagggaaagtaaaaccatgcaattaatatgaataagtgggtgaaggattgaattaatcattcaaactaagcacaaaatatatcacaaaatatgggtttatcaacctccccacacttaagtaatagcatgtcctcatgctatatCCAAGGTAAAAAGTAAGGTTGAAGTGGTTGAATGCCATGCAATGCAATTCTAATCTAAatgcaattctaattttattcactcatatataaagcttacatatagttaaattaattcacattctcaaggaatcatatatacatagccaaccttagataatgttaaagcacttttacacttgagatgggaagaaaaatattttataaacttgcaagacaattaacaaattaagcATAGATATATGTTAATGagttattgaaccctcactggattttgtgtttactctctaatcactcagtgtttattgggttaatcactctattcttctttttatccttgctTTCTATAACtgtgttcttcatctaaccaatcaacaattataaaatatagacaTAGCAAAAATCACGAGGtctttaattaaggttgtaatagggccaaggtaagggtaagggtatatgtataaggctaagtgagctaataagtgaatccttaattagtccaagatctcacctaacatacataattTCTAAAGTAAAGCTTCTTTACCTGTTTTCCCatatttttcccacttttgatgttacatgct from Arachis duranensis cultivar V14167 chromosome 4, aradu.V14167.gnm2.J7QH, whole genome shotgun sequence encodes:
- the LOC107483970 gene encoding uncharacterized protein LOC107483970; this translates as MRRILQPDRVVISCELFQIEFYKKYFPSSVRNAKELKLLQLKQGQMTITEYTSRFEKLCHFSRICQGAIEDFVEWKCIKYEGGLRSDILSLVAPIEIRMFFELMNKSRVAEECVRKAAAEKGSMRMPLQRTPERNFTTRGRQFKRGSFVPQNNQVQSNFRRPNANTNQRRRFGKQPHLSCHRCGKYHPGIPCRFGTGVCYFCGQPGHLANNCPEKKKYETGRVQQPGRVYTTSAVAAEGSETLIRGNCKMADKILNAIFDFGATHSFIAFEKTDELRLKIVILGYDLKVYNATHEAMVTRSRCPQVPFRMQQLEFVHDLICLPMTGLDLILGLDWLSKNHVLLDFSEKSVCFMPEDTEGPVVVNIYYLNYMMVNCFGAEC